From a region of the Cataglyphis hispanica isolate Lineage 1 chromosome 24, ULB_Chis1_1.0, whole genome shotgun sequence genome:
- the LOC126858196 gene encoding ribosome biogenesis protein BOP1 homolog: protein MGKKVLKRKQVNQTSGGNEETKKDACVINAKNFNMDLLKAHINDDEDSTDEEVENADILNSDEEQDPIVFLSDDESDKLESDYESIDESIEDSEDNKAINNSYKGTQENSTITSKEKSKLKIKNKSKTSLNKLNTLGKDKNSKNSEAQAHKNDTYNKTKTKNMSDGEDEYEYDSSDEEDTYNTVGNVPMKWYDDYDHLGYDWEGKKISKPQKGDELDNFLKRMEDPDFWRTIKDPQTGQNIILSETDIDLIVRIQKQKIPDVQFDEYAPWVDWFTSEVMKTPLRKFPEHKRSFLPSKIEARKVSKLVHALKMGWMKSTAEMEKDREKDQGPQFYMLWQSDDQAEEMRRIHKHIPAPKRHLPGHAESYNPPVEYLFDKKELKEWNKLKTTPWKRKLHFIPEKYNTLREVPAYSRYIKERFQRCLDLYLCPRALKMRLTIEPEALVPQLPSPRDLQPFPTTMFMVFKGHTDMVRSITAEPDGQFIASGGDDMLLKIWEVNTGRCLKTVPCGGVIRSVAWCPNQAVSLIAVAADKKVLLINPGVGDDLISSKTDQLLEIIPQSEKIVSDRVQSAVQWEQVEGEQWSIGIRIILNNFKMVNQITWHGKGDYFATVMPDGQNRSVLINQLSKRRSQLPFSKSKGLIQCVLFHPIRPYLFVATQRNVRIYDLVKQEMVKKLLSNSQWISTMAIHPGGDNVLVATYDRKMLWFDLDLSTKPYQTLRLHGAGVRAVAFHKRYPLFASGGDDRGLIVSHGMVYNDLLQNPLIVPLKRLCNHESYNDFGILDIMFHPIEPWVFSAGADSTIRMYT from the exons ATGGGAAAGAAAGTCTTAAAGAGAAAACAGGTTAATCAGACATCAGGAGGAAATGAAGAAACTAAAAAAGATGCATGTGTGATAAATGCAAAG aattttaatatggATTTGTTAAAAGCTCATATCAATGATGATGAAGATTCTACAGATGAAGAAGTGGAAAATGCAGATATACTCAATTCCGATGAAGAACAGGATCccattgtttttttatctgatGACGAAAGTGATAAACTTGAATCAGATTATGAATCTATAGATGAGTCTATTGAAGATTCAGAAGATAacaaagcaataaataattcttataaaggAACACAAGAGAATTCAACAATTACATCAAAAGAAAAgagtaaattaaagattaagaataaaagtaaaacatctctaaacaaattaaatacattaggAAAAGATAAGAATTCTAAAAACTCAGAAGCACAAGCACATAAAAATGATACctataacaaaacaaaaactaaaaatatgtcTGATGGCGAAGATGAATATGAGTATGATAGTTCCGATGAGGAAGATACTTATAACACAGTTGGGAATGTGCCAATGAAATGGTATGATGATTATGATCATCTCGGTTATGATTGGGAGGgtaagaaaatttcaaagccGCAAAAAGGCGATGAATTAGATAACTTTTTGAAAAGAATGGAAGATCCTGATTTTTGGAGAACTATAAAAGATCCTCAAACTGgccagaatattatattaagtgaAACGGATATAgatttaattgtaagaatacagaaacaaaaaatacctGATGTTCAATTTGATGAATATGCG CCATGGGTGGATTGGTTTACTTCTGAAGTAATGAAAACGCCTCTTCGGAAATTTCCAGAACATAAGCGTTCTTTCTTACCATCTAAGATTGAAGCTAGAAAGGTATCAAAATTGGTTCATGCTCTCAAGATGGGCTGGATGAAATCTACTGCTGAGATGGAAAAAGATAGGGAAAAGGATCAGGGAccacaattttatatgttatggCAGTCTGATGATCAGGCAGAGGAGATGCGTAGAATTCATAAGCATATTCCAGCACCTAAAAGACATTTACCTGGTCATGCAGAAAGCTATAATCCTCCAGtggaatatttatttgataagaaaGAACTTAAAGaatggaataaattaaaaacaactccatggaagagaaaattacattttataccaGAAAAGTATAATACTCTTCGAGAAGTACCAGCATACTCTAGATATATCAAGGAAAGATTTCAGAGGTGTTTAGATCTGTACCTATGCCCTAGAGCATTAAAAATGAGACTAACAATAGAGCCTGAAGCTTTGGTTCCACAATTGCCCAGTCCAAGAGATTTGCAACCATTTCCAACAACAATGTTTATGGTATTTAAAGGACATACAGATATGGTTAGAAGTATTACTGCAGAACCAGATGGTCAGTTTATTGCTTCTGGTGGGGATGACATGTTATTGAAGA TATGGGAAGTGAATACAGGCAGATGCTTAAAGACAGTGCCCTGTGGCGGTGTTATTAGAAGTGTTGCCTGGTGTCCAAATCAAGCTGTATCATTGATAGCTGTTGCAGCTGataaaaaagttcttttaataaatcctGGAGTCGGAGATGATCTTATTAGCAGCAAAACTGATCAGCTTTTGGAGATAATACCACAGAGTGAAAAAATAG TAAGTGACAGAGTACAAAGTGCAGTACAGTGGGAGCAAGTAGAAGGGGAACAGTGGTCCATTGGAATCAggataattctaaataattttaaaatggtaAATCAAATAACATGGCATGGAAAGGGAGATTATTTTGCTACTGTAATGCCAGATGGCCAAAATAGATCAGTGTTGATAAATCAGTTGTCAAAACGAAGATCTCAATTGCCTTTTAGTAAATCAAAGGGATTAATACAGTGTGTGTTATTTCATCCAATTAGACcatatttatttgttgca ACACAAAGGAATGTAAGGATATATGATCTTGTGAAACAGGAAATGGTCAAAAAGTTATTATCCAATTCACAATGGATATCAACAATGGCTATTCATCctg gagGTGATAATGTCTTGGTAGCAACCTACGATCGCAAAATGCTCTGGTTCGACTTGGATTTAAGCACTAAACCTTATCAAACATTGCGATTACATGGAGCTGGTGTACGTGCTGTAGCATTTCACAAACGATATCCTTTATTCGCATCTGGAGGTGATGATAGGGGACTTATCGTGTCTCACGGAATGGTGTACAA TGATCTTTTACAAAATCCGTTAATTGTGCCATTGAAAAGATTATGTAATCATGAGTCGTATAACGATTTTGGTATTTTGGACATCATGTTTCATCCCATCGAACCATGGGTGTTTTCAGCAGGTGCAGATTCTACTATAcgaatgtatacataa
- the LOC126858194 gene encoding ATP-dependent DNA helicase Q4: protein MPSAFRICKSILFHDNMKLLEDPVFKTKYMKNKLRVKRWESDFMEKYGRKPNKNDIKEADISIKEAYKTYWKLKTSALEETLTDITFCDDIQDNVTNNLLQKSINDQDKIPSPEKNTKDAENIDPHDSKCFTEIESSFNQLNTSTNVEGVWGNNLNKNKEQMPKKKQALLIGRTSSFQLSKNKFESSTFTKRNPRKSLSSTKIKNKFENTNSSIDQTVANGKDDFDTTANEMKPMFGESVKLTFEESKPVTQYSINAVQQLADGHVTCVNRNLNEGWLDRCTRESNLNMETINPQRFSGTSDSGVESTESSIHSPKSSVAYSATMLQVSDEDFICNSDSEEECRKKRIRNFKKQLSDQDDGRPAKRQCVKMDFDSAIIQSSDVIDNDTFKQTCHVNASSDLIMFKNKYSINAADDNINAFKLTNDIKTSFNTLNKSIRIENNIVSLGSNIESKIVNNDKKTSENICQTETDQTKDRLTDTIPKSEHLSNQEDTLISDEKLVSQCTSSQRAKQVLFDSNPNCAEEKKIKKTKVKKNTVIRTRSVKKSTNQRSKEKTMNNEEKCDVREKRKYLRRKSNLEKNDEKQNSDSETYEIPIYDDMKMLQTIPRFPIKPTETSDLIAQLSDSLHIDALERNDSIPLKASTKLTAMEKLEKKMDSGTMNNNFVRINLKKKVFVRGKKNFNLFKYKRNQWKQKKKLASSESSLDAADLIDKNGGTCFKCGESGHFAKRCTTYRDAALLPLNEIDESTNFPTLEEAEKMASGNAQVVARSHRIDWLSEGSSASKISCAQDEEEKEDMAKLFDDDFEKDINEKDTLIFQHKIPQELLSRLLPPQREVVDPIYSANEDGSLIKTPTEVFDALRMFGHENFRIGQEKAIMRILSGQSTLVMLSTGSGKSLCYQLPAYLYSQHSRCITLVISPLVSLMDDQVMGMPKVLSAACLHTNQTPKVREQVMQSVRDGKVNILLVSPEAVVAGEKSTGFGALLRQLPPIAFACIDEVHCISQWSHNFRPSYLMVCRVLKEKLHVKTILGLTATVTKTTAASIVKHLDLHDSMAGVISDVPLPKNLVLTVSKDENKDHALIALLKSDRFRELDCVIVYCIRREECERIAALLRVSLQDPRNPGKPKAKISMIAEAYHAGMTAHKRKIVQKEFMSGKIKIVVATVAFGMGINKLDIRAIIHYNMPGTFEGYVQEIGRSGRDNITAHCHLFLNPTQNSDKWELRKHIHANGVDRHTIRHLLQRIFIPCSCKKISEKNSSWKCPGHEVAFPIDEIVQDLDITQETISTLLCYLELHSKRFITVLSSVYVRARVSSYNGPQALKQAAQSSPPLAMAIALDMQKGISHEDSNIIEFSVIDIASAIGWDSGVVKSHLKTLEWTAGADGKTKRSAISVQYDKLGLRVKAPGDLTDTELDEALEALIARTRSQESSCLQQLELISLAFDKISVPTIKNCLILDDDVMKRSEELKNIIREYFQTDFPLNNVDTVFQDKVANEEHIAANVRNLIIRYRDTKFTGRAVARIFHGIQSPNYPALIWSKCGFWRVHIAVDFNIICKIATREILALR, encoded by the exons ATGCCTTCAGCATTTCGTATCtgtaaatcaattttgtttcACGATAACATGAAGCTTCTCGAGGATCCCGTTTTTAAAACCAAATACATGAAAAACAAACTCCGCGTAAAACGATGGGAAAGtgattttatggaaaaatacgGACGCAAACCTAACAAA AATGACATAAAAGAAGCGGATATATCTATCAAAGAggcatataaaacatattggaAACTAAAAACGAGCGCACTTGAGGAAACTCTTACGGATATTACTTTCTGCGATGATATACAAGACAATGTCACtaacaatttattgcaaaaatcaataaatgatCAGGATAAGATTCCAAGcccagaaaaaaatacaaaagatgcAGAGAATATAGATCCGCATGATAGTAAATGTTTTACAGAAATTGAGAGCTCTTTCAACCAATTGAATACATCAACAAATGTTGAGGGAGTCTggggaaataatttgaacaAGAATAAGGAACAAATGCCAAAGAAGAAGCAAGCCTTATTGATTGGTAGAACTTCATCTTTTCAACTATCTAAAAACAAGTTTGAAAGTTCAACCTTTACTAAACGAAACCCGAGGAAATCACTGTCATCGACTAAAATCAAGAACAAGTTTGAGAACACCAACTCAAGCATTGATCAGACGGTCGCGAATGGCAAAGATGACTTTGATACAACAGCTAATGAGATGAAACCCATGTTTGGTGAATCAGTAAAATTAACGTTTGAGGAAAGCAAACCTGTCACTCAATATTCCATCAATGCTGTTCAACAATTGGCAGATGGCCATGTGACTTGTGTGAACCGTAATTTAAATGAGGGCTGGCTTGATCGATGCACAAGGGAGAGTAATTTGAACATGGAAACCATCAATCCACAGAGATTCTCGGGCACTAGTGATTCTGGAGTGGAATCGACGGAATCCAGCATTCACTCCCCAAAGTCATCTGTTGCATATTCTGCAACAATGCTCCAAGTTTCTGATgaagattttatatgtaacagTGATTCTGAAGAAGAGTGCAGGAAGAAACGTATCAGAAATTTCAAAAAGCAATTGAGCGATCAAGATGACGGTCGTCCCGCAAAACGACAATGCGTTAAAATGGATTTCGATTCCGCGATTATTCAGTCTAGCGATGTAATCGATAACGATACATTCAAGCAGACTTGTCATGTGAATGCAAGTTCTGATTtaataatgttcaaaaataaatatagtataaacGCAGCTGATGAcaatattaatgcatttaagctaactaatgatattaaaacgaGTTTCAATACATTGAACAAATCAATTAGGATTGAAAACAACATAGTTTCCTTAGGTTCAAACATCGAATCGAAAATTgtcaataatgataaaaagacGTCTGAGAATATTTGTCAGACAGAAACTGATCAAACAAAAGATAGATTGACAGATACTATTCCTAAATCAGAACATCTTTCAAATCAAGAAGACACTTTGATATCTGATGAGAAACTAGTGAGTCAATGTACATCAAGTCAAAGAGCGAAACAAGTATTGTTTGATTCCAATCCCAATTGtgcagaagagaaaaaaattaaaaagacaaaagTGAAGAAGAATACTGTTATACGGACACGTTCTGTTAAAAAATCTACAAATCAGCGAAGTAAAGAAAAGACGATGaacaatgaagaaaaatgtgacgtgagagaaaaaagaaaatatcttagaCGAAAATCAAATTTAGAGAAGAATGATGAGAAACAAAATTCAGACTCGGAAACATATGAGATTCCGATATACGATGACATGAAAATGTTGCAAACGATTCCTCGCTTCCCAATAAAGCCGACGGAGACTAGCGATCTCATCGCACAACTTTCCGATTCGCTTCATATTGACGCGCTAGAAAGGAATGATTCGATACCTTTAAAAGCGAGTACTAAATTGACCGCAATGGAGAAGTTGGAGAAGAAAATGGACTCTGGaacaatgaataataattttgtcaggataaatttgaaaaaaaaagtgttcgTGCGAGGCAAAAAGAACTTCAATTTGTTTAAGTATAAGAGGAATCAGTGGaaacaaaagaagaaattagcATCTAGCGAGAGCAGCTTGGATGCAGCTGATCTGATCGACAAAAATGGCGGAACATGTTTCAAATGCGGTGAATCTGGACATTTCGCTAAACGTTGTACAACCTACAGGGACGCTGCTCTTCTACCTTTGAACGAGATTGACGAATCTACGAATTTTCCGACTCTGGAGGAAGCTGAGAAGATGGCTAGTGGGAACGCACAAGTTGTCGCGCGAAGTCACAGGATCGATTGGCTTTCGGAAGGATCATCTGCTTCGAAGATTTCGTGTGCACaagatgaagaagaaaaagaagatatggCAAAGTTATTCGATGACGATTTTGAGAAAGATATTAATGAGaaagatacattaattttccaGCATAAGATACCACAAGAATTATTGTCCAGATTATTGCCGCCTCAAAGAGAGGTGGTTGATCCAATATATTCTGCAAACGAAGACGGCAGTCTTATCAAAACCCCAACGGAAGTCTTCGACGCACTACGCATGTTTGGCCATGAAAATTTTAGGATCGGCCAAGAGAAAGCAATAATGAGAATTTTGTCCGGCCAGTCTACTCTGGTAATGCTATCGACGGGCTCTGGGAAATCCTTATGCTACCAATTGCCGGCGTATCTATACTCCCAGCATTCCCGCTGTATTACTCTAGTAATATCGCCCTTAGTATCCCTGATGGACGATCAAGTAATGGGCATGCCTAAGGTTCTGTCCGCTGCATGTTTGCATACCAATCAGACACCGAAGGTAAGAGAGCAGGTAATGCAATCGGTCAGGGACGGTAAAGTGAACATTCTTCTGGTGTCACCGGAGGCGGTGGTAGCTGGTGAAAAATCTACCGGTTTCGGTGCCCTCCTCAGGCAATTACCACCAATTGCGTTTGCCTGCATCGACGAAGTTCACTGTATTTCTCAATGGTCGCACAATTTTCGACCTTCTTATCTGATGGTCTGTCGGGTGCTTAAAGAGAAACTGCACGTGAAGACGATATTGGGACTCACGGCGACTGTCACAAAGACCACCGCAGCAAGTATAGTGAAGCATCTAGATTTACACGACAGTATGGCCGGCGTTATATCGGACGTGCCTTTGCCTAAAAATCTCGTCTTAACAGTGTCCAAGGATGAGAACAAGGACCACGCGTTGATCGCGCTATTGAAAAGCGACAGATTCCGCGAGCTTGACTGTGTAATAGTTTACTGTATTCGTAGAGAAGAATGTGAGAGGATCGCAGCCTTGTTAAGAGTGTCACTGCAg GATCCGCGAAATCCTGGGAAGCCAAAAGCGAAGATATCCATGATAGCTGAGGCTTATCATGCCGGTATGACGGCTCACAAGCGcaaaattgtgcaaaaagAGTTTATGAgtggtaaaattaaaattgtggtTGCCACCGTTGCATTCGGAATGGGCATCAATAAATTGGACATTCGGGCCATCATTCATTACAATATGCCCGGTACTTTCGAAGGATATGTGCAAGAGATCGGCCGTAGCGGAAGAGACAATATCACAGCGCATTGTCATTTGTTCTTGAATCCTACG CAAAATAGTGATAAATGGGAATTGCGTAAACACATACATGCGAACGGTGTCGATAGGCATACGATCAGACATCTCCTGCAAAGAATCTTCATTCCCTGCTCTTGCAAAAAAATCAGTGAAAAAAATTCCAGTTGGAAGTGTCCTGGTCACGAAGTCGCTTTTCCAATCGACGAGATCGTTCAAGATCTCGATATTACACAAGAAACAATTTCGACATTATTATGCTATCTCGAACTACACTCGAAGAGGTTCATTACCGTGTTATCGTCTGTATATGTTCGAGCGCGGGTTTCCAGCTACAATGGACCACAAGCTCTTAAACAAGCCGCGCAATCT TCTCCACCATTGGCAATGGCGATAGCGTTGGACATGCAGAAGGGGATTTCACATGAGGATAGTAACATTATTGAATTTTCGGTTATTGATATCGCATCGGCCATCGGTTGGGATAGTGGAGTAGTAAAAAGCCATCTCAAAACGTTGGAATGGACGGCAGGAG CTGATGGGAAGACAAAACGCTCGGCTATATCGGTGCAATACGATAAACTCGGCTTACGGGTGAAAGCGCCGGGTGATTTGACCGACACGGAATTGGATGAGGCGCTTGAAGCACTGATCGCCCGTACTCGCTCCCAGGAATCTTCGTGTTTACAGCAGCTTGAGCTCATATCCTTGGCGTTCGATAAGATCAGCGTACCGACAATCAAGAATTGTTTGATTTTGGACGATGATGTCATGAAGAGATCGGAAGaactcaaaaatattatcagagaatattttcaaacGGATTTTCCTTTAAACAATGTTGATACCGTATTCCAG GATAAGGTGGCAAATGAGGAGCACATTGCCGCTAATGtgcgtaatttaataatacgttATAGAGATACGAAATTCACCGGTCGCGCCGTGGCTCGCATCTTTCATGGAATACAGAGTCCGAATTATCCTGCATTGATTTGGAGCAAGTGTGGTTTTTGGAGGGTACATATTGCTGTAGATTTCaacattatttgtaaaattgcaaCCAGAGAAATTCTAGCATTACGATAA
- the LOC126858209 gene encoding tRNA (adenine(37)-N6)-methyltransferase-like produces the protein MDLTCQNASLTIEYLLGQLNTARQEINNLRQQVKGLRYILDKDVNNIKRFLELQKDGEAFSHSKLIASSLEEAKPGTSKDQDILKLKPIGVISTWFPNKRATPRQPGICGKVPGKLTLYNSVFTNPDHALQGLQDFSHMWILFHFHRNDSTHTRAKVAPPRLNGIKTGVFSTRSPHRPCPIGLSLVKILKIENYTIYFEGVDMVNQTPVLDIKPYIPQYDSPLHIEKLSNRPRESNTQNVSDMFHNMGETICLNEDQSTNHFSDDTNTNNAVSEQAEFDISKDEEIALRLQVEEFQATSNLNGYDITRQSSQLMEAYANNATSLQTDIADIMNTETYQIDRAPDMRSDLDSIEHNTAILIAESQAASIRDLNSRLHDVDINNISNTDSTYIERDNDNAIDYTENQSLRNSRLLDGADGPSTVCGTDIDLVNHHMLHARVDNSPVRMGIREAPDGEEGFESQSLTPSRTLPDIHAATTVSSTPMNTAMEDNFSEIRVPNWISQPRTTTLSVIFNERALIQLNEISDDKVDEQKQAIENVLREDPRSVYLRQRWGSQFYTFLIYDLHITCRFDDSRGIVTVFQVRHAGRTCDCGEPEWQCLGHSPLS, from the exons ATGGATTTGACTTGTCAGAATGCTAGCTTAACTATTGAGTATTTACTTGGTCAATTGAATACAGCCAGAcaagagattaataatttaag ACAACAAGTGAAAGGTCTACGGTATATACTAGACAAAGatgttaataacattaaacGCTTTTTGGAATTACAAAAAGATGGAGAAGCCTTTTCACACTCCAAGCTAATAGCTTCATCTTTAGAAGAGGCAAAGCCTGGCACAAGCAAAGATCAAGATATACTCAAATTAAAACCTATTGGTGTCATTTCTACTTGGTTTCCGAACAAGAGAGCAACCCCACGACAACCTGGAATATGTGGGAAGGTGCCAGGAAAATTAACACTTTATAATTCTGTATTTACAAATCCAGATCATGCATTGCAAGGCTTGCAGGATTTTTCACATATGTG gattttattccattttcatAGAAATGATTCAACGCATACTCGTGCAAAAGTAGCACCACCACGATTGAATGGGATAAAAACAGGTGTATTTTCTACGCGTTCTCCACATCGGCCATGTCCTATTGGTCTAAGTTTagttaagattttaaaaattgagaattatacaatttattttgaaggTGTTGACATGGTTAATCAGACGCCTGTTCTAGATATAAAACCATATATACCACAATATGATAGTCCATTacatattgagaaattaagtAATAGACCAAGAGAGAGTAATACTCAGAATGTCTCAGACATGTTTCACAATATGGGAGAAACCATTTGCTTAAATGAGGACCAATCAACTAATCATTTTAGTGATGATACAAACACTAACAATGCTGTTAGCGAACAAGCTGAATTTGATATTTCCAAAGATGAAGAAATAGCTTTGAGACTTCAGGTAGAAGAATTTCAAGCAACTTCAAATCTTAATGGCTATGATATTACAAGACAATCTTCTCAGTTGATGGAAGCTTATGCTAATAATGCTACTTCATTACAAACTGATATTGCAGATATTATGAATACAGAAACATACCAAATAGATAGGGCACCTGATATGAGATCAGATTTAGATTCTATTGAACACAACACTGCAATATTAATAGCCGAATCACAGGCTGCTTCTATTAGAGATTTGAATAGCAGATTACATGatgtagatataaataatattagcaaTACAGATTCaacatatatagagagagataatgatAATGCAATAGATTATACCGAGAATCAGTCTTTACGCAACTCTAGACTATTGGATGGAGCAGATGGTCCAAGTACAGTTTGTGGTACAGATATAGATTTAGTTAATCATCATATGTTGCATGCAAGAGTCGATAATTCTCCTGTAAGAATGGGAATACGTGAGGCACCTGATGGAGAGGAAGGATTTGAATCTCAGAGTTTGACACCATCGCGAACTTTACCAGATATTCACGCAGCAACAACCGTATCATCTACGCCAATGAATACGGCAATGGAAGATAACTTTTCTGAGATAAGAGTACCAAACTGGATTTCGCAGCCTCGTACAACGACATTGTCAGTAATTTTCAATGAACGTGCTTTGATACAATTAAACGAGATTTCAGACGATAAAGTTGATGAACAAAAACAAGCtatagaaaatgtattaaGAGAAGATCCTAGATCGGTGTATCTAAGGCAAAGGTGGGGTAGCcaattttacacttttttaatatatgatctGCACATCACATGTAGATTTGACGATAGTAGAGGTATTGTTACTGTATTCCAAGTGCGACACGCGGGTCGTACTTGCGATTGCGGCGAGCCTGAATGGCAATGCTTAGGACATTCTcctttatcttaa
- the LOC126858222 gene encoding uncharacterized protein LOC126858222 has protein sequence MDNRIYIDKETGEDLIHPFVDYDICHSMDSMAINDAETGEPEVNLIDNGIRGHLRRVPFQIPKEVKEKSLKKCHLTELEPVPPGTSFGQINPICLFLPAIIYFRWFLALLMIFEVTLHVWAHHKNKSLKDASVYFRSPFHDISAEFCALCQSETCMNRVGKMHQIRMHKFLRQCNYMKRVVT, from the exons ATGGATAAtcgaatttatatagataaggAGACTGGTGAGGATTTGATCCACCCGTTCGTCGATTATGACATTTGTCATTCGATGGACTCAATGGCAATAAATGATGCGGAGACTGGGGAGCCAGAAGTCAATCTTATAGACAATGGAATCAGAGGTCATCTTAGGAGAGTTCCGTTTCAG ataCCAAAGGAAGTGAaggaaaaatctttaaaaaaatgccatTTAACAGAGTTAGAGCCGGTTCCACCAGGTACCTCCTTTGGCCAGATAAATCCCATCTGTCTGTTTTTACCGGCCATCATTTATTTCCGTTGGTTCCTCGCCTTATTGATGATTTTCgag GTCACTCTGCATGTATGGGCACATCATAAGAACAAGAGCCTGAAAGACGCCAGCGTATACTTTCGTTCACCATTTCATGACATTTCTGCAGAGTTCTGCGCTCTTTGCCAGAGCGAGACCTGCATGAATCGTGTCGGTAAAATGCATCAGATTCGAATGCACAAATTTCTGCGACAATGCAACTACATGAAGAGAGTAGTAACGTAA